A single region of the Ramlibacter henchirensis genome encodes:
- a CDS encoding alginate lyase family protein: MKNPKLQTDSSIRQLALGRTQAANVLLCRILGNDLPPRHCRKQTLRNVEFILRNESALPRVQKRWILNRLVDTEVQQQLLQMLNDAAQDVLVIPFEGDALDGLQPSFPHFSADDFAPLLCGQILDDYRYTLLLDHAFHDSNRYVMNVNGARNVALDTGDAFGWVLPWDGNCFIHPSGWKKILEAIDGSSTEKYIIVPMERVLRNDELLSPTFTCEALEEPQIIFRSDALERFDGDLRYGRYSKVEFLRRISYPGVWDDWAYQPWENKRWTLSTDAGRWVKAGWVARLSSGRDEFDTDPSVQGIRRRSNARRTSVRNFLASVLAERARAASDTTEGILYDAQRISRLSSAADIVREAILGKAAEALQKEVPCVLDKLRLPPSKDKRDYYSVAPFWWPDAAGTDLPYVRHDGIRNPEASLDHIESLQYDSTRLQQVFDDVTALSLGSVISGKAEFRAKAEAVLDSWFVGPESMHPDLRFGQMRRGHDQFEAAGHGIIDAKDLYYFLDGLQILHCREGIAGKIWVGVQHWCTGYLRWLKNSPQGKIEAQAANNHGTCYELQVLALSRFVSNFEEVANSFVRSRARLWQQFTDSGSQPAEDNRQNPLHYRLFNVQCWLLLNHMFRRLNLRLLADFKPFHVALHDVLVQVRAITDSAAALGGSAAMESLTRIVPLLSMLDEELIYSQPVRDMKDAVARAIPCGSYLVLHPYFGIPPFWPLVSGGKS, translated from the coding sequence GTGAAGAATCCTAAATTGCAGACTGACTCATCAATTCGTCAGTTGGCCCTTGGTAGGACTCAAGCGGCAAACGTTCTGTTGTGCCGGATTTTGGGTAACGACCTTCCCCCTCGACACTGTCGCAAGCAGACGCTCCGCAACGTGGAATTCATTTTGCGAAACGAAAGCGCATTGCCACGGGTACAGAAGAGATGGATACTGAACCGCTTGGTGGATACTGAAGTGCAGCAGCAGCTGTTGCAGATGCTTAACGACGCTGCTCAAGACGTTTTGGTTATCCCTTTTGAAGGGGATGCTCTTGATGGACTCCAACCTAGCTTCCCGCATTTTTCTGCCGACGACTTTGCTCCGCTGCTGTGCGGTCAAATCCTTGATGATTATCGCTACACGTTGCTCTTGGACCACGCATTCCATGACTCCAACAGATACGTGATGAACGTCAACGGTGCTCGGAACGTTGCACTCGATACCGGTGATGCGTTCGGATGGGTACTTCCATGGGACGGCAACTGCTTTATTCACCCAAGTGGTTGGAAGAAGATTCTAGAGGCAATAGACGGGTCGTCCACCGAGAAATACATCATCGTCCCGATGGAGCGAGTTCTCAGGAACGATGAACTCCTAAGTCCTACGTTCACCTGTGAGGCGCTCGAAGAGCCGCAGATCATCTTCAGGAGTGATGCGCTTGAGCGTTTTGACGGTGACCTGAGGTATGGCCGATATTCAAAGGTCGAATTTCTTCGCCGAATTTCATATCCTGGTGTGTGGGACGATTGGGCCTACCAACCATGGGAGAACAAGCGTTGGACCTTGTCAACGGATGCTGGCCGTTGGGTGAAAGCTGGCTGGGTGGCTAGATTGAGTTCGGGGCGTGATGAGTTCGACACAGATCCGAGCGTTCAAGGAATCCGACGAAGGAGCAACGCCAGACGAACTTCAGTGAGAAACTTTCTGGCTTCTGTTCTTGCAGAGCGCGCAAGAGCTGCTAGCGATACAACGGAAGGAATCCTGTACGACGCGCAAAGGATTTCAAGGCTGAGTTCTGCAGCCGACATCGTTCGCGAAGCTATCTTAGGGAAAGCAGCAGAAGCCCTCCAGAAGGAAGTTCCATGTGTTTTGGACAAGCTTCGGCTCCCTCCGTCCAAGGACAAGCGAGACTACTACAGCGTCGCTCCATTCTGGTGGCCTGACGCTGCTGGCACCGATCTCCCATATGTCCGGCACGACGGAATCCGAAACCCCGAGGCATCATTGGATCACATTGAAAGCCTGCAGTACGACAGCACTCGCCTTCAGCAAGTGTTTGATGACGTCACGGCATTGAGTCTCGGGAGTGTAATTTCCGGAAAAGCTGAGTTTCGAGCGAAGGCCGAAGCAGTATTGGATAGTTGGTTTGTTGGGCCCGAATCAATGCATCCAGATTTGCGTTTTGGCCAAATGCGACGTGGCCACGATCAATTCGAGGCGGCTGGACATGGAATCATTGACGCAAAGGACCTCTATTATTTCTTAGACGGCCTTCAGATTCTTCATTGCAGAGAAGGCATTGCGGGTAAAATCTGGGTTGGAGTCCAGCATTGGTGCACGGGGTACCTGCGATGGCTCAAAAACAGTCCGCAGGGAAAAATCGAAGCGCAGGCCGCCAATAATCACGGTACTTGCTATGAGTTGCAGGTTCTTGCGCTATCTCGATTCGTGAGTAACTTCGAAGAGGTGGCAAACAGCTTCGTGCGATCTAGAGCTCGACTATGGCAGCAGTTCACGGACAGTGGCTCGCAGCCCGCAGAAGACAACCGACAAAATCCGCTGCACTACAGACTATTCAACGTCCAGTGCTGGTTGCTCTTGAATCACATGTTTCGGCGGCTAAATCTTCGGCTTCTTGCGGACTTCAAGCCTTTCCACGTCGCGCTCCATGATGTGCTGGTTCAGGTGCGCGCCATCACCGACTCTGCCGCGGCTCTTGGTGGGAGCGCCGCAATGGAATCTCTTACAAGGATCGTACCGCTGCTTTCGATGTTGGATGAGGAGTTAA
- a CDS encoding radical SAM protein → MYSQVDIRRIHLEMTTRCNAACPMCSRNERGGFQIADLPQVDLTLLEVQRMLPPHFIEQLEQVWLCGNYGDPIIAPDTLEVLTYLKAVNPKIRLGLNTNGSARKPDWWQRLARVLDHCHFGIDGLSDTNHLYRRRTHWNVIMANAAAFIDAGGAAHWEFIVFRHNEHQISEAQELARTMGFRKFRLRKTGRFFFDGQLHPALDIQDTSGKTIYSIEPPIDICLRNASSAELGGIASERNGYANYLDTTLIECKAQTERELYISAEGLVFPCCYLASWYRGSRRKRDAQFQKLLEQHGGRNSIDARLRPIGEIIEGGIYRGIVTSWSQPSVAQGRLATCSGTCGGDSPNRHQYTNAIYLKPVHRDERDTH, encoded by the coding sequence ATGTACTCGCAAGTTGATATCCGGCGCATTCATCTAGAGATGACGACGCGTTGCAATGCTGCATGTCCAATGTGTTCGCGAAACGAACGGGGCGGATTTCAGATTGCGGATCTCCCCCAGGTTGATCTCACACTTTTGGAGGTGCAGCGAATGCTGCCGCCTCATTTTATAGAACAGCTTGAGCAAGTTTGGCTATGCGGAAACTATGGTGACCCAATAATTGCGCCAGACACACTCGAAGTCTTGACTTATCTAAAAGCCGTCAATCCGAAAATTCGACTTGGACTAAATACAAACGGAAGCGCGCGCAAGCCAGATTGGTGGCAGAGGCTCGCGCGTGTTTTGGATCACTGCCACTTCGGTATTGACGGACTGAGCGATACAAACCACCTCTACCGCCGGAGGACACATTGGAACGTGATTATGGCCAATGCGGCTGCTTTCATTGATGCTGGAGGAGCGGCACACTGGGAATTCATCGTTTTTCGTCACAACGAGCACCAGATTTCTGAGGCGCAAGAGCTAGCTCGAACGATGGGGTTTCGGAAGTTTAGACTCCGTAAGACCGGGCGGTTTTTCTTCGATGGACAGTTGCACCCGGCTCTCGACATCCAAGATACAAGTGGAAAGACAATATACAGTATCGAGCCGCCCATCGATATTTGCCTTCGCAATGCCTCAAGCGCGGAACTTGGCGGCATCGCATCTGAACGAAATGGCTACGCAAACTATCTTGATACGACTTTGATCGAGTGTAAAGCACAGACTGAGCGCGAGCTCTACATAAGTGCTGAAGGTCTAGTTTTTCCATGCTGCTACCTCGCTAGCTGGTATCGAGGATCTCGTCGAAAGAGGGACGCGCAGTTCCAAAAACTGCTTGAGCAGCACGGAGGCCGCAATTCTATCGATGCTCGTCTTCGACCTATTGGCGAGATTATTGAAGGCGGAATTTACCGAGGCATTGTCACGTCCTGGTCGCAGCCCAGTGTTGCCCAAGGTCGACTCGCGACCTGTAGCGGCACCTGTGGAGGAGACAGCCCAAATAGGCATCAGTACACCAATGCTATTTACCTGAAGCCCGTTCACAGGGACGAGCGCGATACTCACTAA
- a CDS encoding glycosyltransferase, giving the protein MGQDVAFGWPRAGNDYSVVVPARLGDSACCVQPISMVVPTYNRAEKLERFLAAATHLYKPVGGLEIVVADDGSGDNTAEVIRKFEDRLNVIHVRQRDAGHRLSAVCNLGVRAAKHDRIVLLQSDMLPSRRLLSAYSASLEYEQVLLIGMRRFTCTDSITAEDILRAPDFEDHLPVIQTRNEMWIQNGAGVAEDWRMEVYRRTDYLRNDYAPFRAVVGSNLAFRREAALRIGGFCESFQSWGGEDGEFGYRAYLAGFHLIPIPAAVAYHQEPPEGINETDRRAGFIQSRDLREQLCPLPPFRSSKSEVTSYAVPKVAVGVTTPSPGACAEHPEFTQLDARVIQLSRVSAPLPLPDSAAASDVIAFDTRPAELLNALACETRAPYLVLASSGGLPSADSISALVDWIQSDSADALLGTAEDSILIVKARAWNRVSAEVRRFSGETFVDLLAQLGGCLNLKQRNLSDFAPTATDRSNPVDDTVHGAMGYDLREILRDVLEGFRLRQDRTHGVGHWARVWENGRHLAKLLGASVPVVELFAILHDSQRDKEGADPDHGPRAAAYAIELARRGLIRLAPNDIEVLAFACEHHSKGTRDGPLTAQVCWDADRLDLGRVGVAPLPSRLCTKAACESPFFEHAVAAGRAHALPNLIKSEWGLEWQGSRVRFSKGVAELGDLGLIFHGTQDAVLQPALERGFRFRRHEATLTFDLVSACLIFANQAHHANREMQPTVEYGRCLALQLRPWIPAYSPTAYVWASSERRGVYGGMTKWIGGYVTPYKLAELTARDKHRTQFVSHELSDCADWKRERSEHVSMPTHSLVAAPRVTASLESWLRAVDEDFRCGEKAFDPGDNVCSIFGGVDSRALFLAAYRARASRYMRRLLLSLLAARNIPLYRTDVTPWIQPRHPFIWDANEVNTWMASIDKSLERRGGITPLQTGMDLCLAVASAKRFHQSDVAELLVKFSRLTEPCSVL; this is encoded by the coding sequence ATGGGTCAAGATGTTGCATTCGGTTGGCCCCGAGCCGGCAACGACTATTCAGTCGTCGTTCCAGCTCGATTGGGCGACAGTGCTTGTTGCGTGCAACCGATCTCGATGGTGGTTCCGACGTACAACAGAGCGGAAAAACTGGAGCGGTTCCTTGCGGCAGCGACCCATTTATATAAGCCCGTAGGAGGTCTCGAGATCGTCGTCGCGGATGATGGCAGCGGAGATAACACGGCTGAGGTTATCCGGAAATTCGAGGACCGGCTGAACGTCATCCATGTGCGACAGCGAGACGCTGGACATCGCCTCAGCGCGGTGTGCAATTTAGGCGTTCGCGCTGCAAAACACGATCGGATCGTACTGCTCCAATCCGACATGCTCCCATCGAGACGTTTACTGAGCGCCTACAGCGCTTCGCTCGAGTACGAACAGGTGCTACTGATCGGCATGCGGCGCTTCACCTGTACTGATTCGATTACCGCGGAGGACATATTAAGGGCTCCCGACTTTGAAGATCATCTTCCGGTGATTCAAACTCGGAACGAGATGTGGATACAAAACGGCGCAGGTGTCGCCGAAGACTGGCGAATGGAGGTCTATCGGCGCACTGACTACCTGCGAAATGACTATGCCCCGTTTCGCGCTGTTGTTGGTAGCAATCTTGCGTTCAGGCGAGAAGCCGCCCTCCGAATAGGCGGGTTTTGCGAATCCTTTCAATCTTGGGGTGGTGAGGATGGGGAGTTCGGCTATAGAGCTTACTTGGCAGGCTTCCATCTTATCCCCATTCCCGCGGCTGTGGCGTATCACCAGGAGCCTCCTGAAGGGATCAACGAAACTGACCGCCGCGCTGGTTTTATTCAAAGTCGAGACTTGCGAGAGCAACTTTGCCCGCTTCCGCCTTTTCGAAGTTCAAAAAGCGAAGTGACGAGCTACGCGGTTCCGAAAGTGGCTGTCGGAGTTACGACGCCTTCGCCCGGCGCGTGTGCTGAGCACCCTGAGTTCACGCAACTGGACGCGCGAGTTATCCAACTTAGTCGGGTCTCCGCGCCTCTTCCGTTACCAGACAGCGCTGCGGCTTCAGACGTAATCGCATTCGATACGAGGCCTGCGGAACTGCTTAATGCACTAGCCTGCGAAACGCGGGCTCCATATCTAGTTCTTGCATCAAGCGGGGGTTTGCCTTCCGCCGATTCGATCTCCGCTCTGGTGGACTGGATCCAGTCCGACTCCGCGGATGCCTTGTTAGGCACTGCTGAAGACTCGATATTGATTGTCAAGGCGCGAGCATGGAACAGGGTCTCCGCTGAAGTGCGCCGCTTCTCAGGCGAGACGTTCGTTGACTTGCTTGCTCAGTTGGGAGGCTGTCTAAATTTGAAGCAAAGGAATTTAAGTGACTTTGCGCCAACGGCCACCGACCGCAGCAATCCAGTCGATGACACGGTGCACGGGGCAATGGGATACGACCTTCGTGAAATTCTGCGAGATGTTCTGGAGGGGTTTCGTCTTCGGCAAGATCGTACTCATGGCGTTGGACACTGGGCAAGAGTCTGGGAGAACGGACGTCACCTTGCCAAACTCCTTGGCGCCTCAGTGCCAGTCGTTGAGTTGTTTGCGATTCTTCATGACTCGCAACGCGACAAGGAGGGAGCGGATCCCGACCACGGGCCGCGTGCCGCTGCGTATGCGATTGAGCTAGCTCGTCGTGGTTTGATTCGGCTCGCGCCGAATGACATTGAGGTCTTAGCCTTTGCGTGTGAGCATCACTCGAAGGGGACACGAGATGGTCCCCTAACCGCACAAGTTTGTTGGGATGCAGATCGTCTCGATCTCGGACGTGTAGGTGTTGCACCGCTACCGTCACGCCTATGTACGAAGGCGGCGTGCGAATCTCCATTCTTTGAGCATGCGGTAGCTGCTGGCAGAGCTCACGCATTGCCAAACTTAATAAAAAGCGAGTGGGGGCTTGAGTGGCAGGGTAGCCGCGTTCGTTTTTCGAAGGGAGTAGCCGAGCTAGGTGATTTAGGGCTGATATTTCACGGTACTCAGGACGCTGTACTTCAGCCTGCGTTAGAGAGAGGATTCCGGTTTCGGCGCCACGAGGCAACGTTAACGTTTGATTTGGTGTCGGCGTGCCTTATCTTCGCTAACCAGGCGCACCACGCAAACCGTGAGATGCAACCCACGGTCGAATACGGCCGCTGCCTGGCTCTTCAGTTGCGTCCTTGGATCCCCGCCTATTCGCCTACGGCTTATGTCTGGGCGAGCTCTGAGCGACGAGGAGTTTACGGCGGAATGACTAAGTGGATAGGCGGGTACGTTACGCCATATAAGCTCGCTGAACTAACGGCGCGGGACAAACATCGCACGCAGTTCGTCTCGCACGAACTTTCAGATTGTGCAGATTGGAAGCGAGAGCGTAGTGAACACGTGTCGATGCCAACACACAGTTTGGTCGCGGCGCCACGTGTGACGGCGTCTCTTGAAAGCTGGCTTCGTGCGGTCGATGAAGATTTTCGGTGCGGAGAAAAGGCGTTTGACCCAGGAGACAACGTTTGCTCGATATTTGGCGGCGTCGATAGCCGAGCGCTTTTTTTGGCAGCATACAGAGCGCGTGCATCTAGGTACATGCGACGACTGCTTCTCTCGTTGCTCGCTGCTCGCAACATCCCTCTGTACCGGACCGACGTAACCCCTTGGATACAGCCCCGGCATCCGTTTATTTGGGATGCGAATGAAGTGAACACTTGGATGGCGAGCATCGATAAGTCATTGGAGCGTCGTGGAGGCATCACGCCGTTACAGACCGGGATGGACCTTTGCCTAGCGGTTGCAAGTGCGAAGCGCTTTCATCAGAGCGATGTTGCTGAACTGTTGGTTAAATTTTCCCGGCTAACTGAGCCGTGTAGCGTGCTGTAG